Genomic DNA from Nitrosarchaeum koreense MY1:
AGTAAAAGCATTAGTTGCAGCATTGGCTGATGTTAACATCGAAGAAGCAATCAAAGCCGCACCTGTAGCAGTAGCAGCAGCCGCTCCGGCAGCCGCAGCAGCAGGTGAAGCAAAGAAAGAAGCACCAGTTGATACCAGTAAAAATGAAGAAGCCGCAATGGAAGGTCTATCTTCACTATTTGGATAAACAACT
This window encodes:
- the rpl12p gene encoding 50S ribosomal protein P1 gives rise to the protein MEYVYAALLLHKLQKEVNEANISSVVKASGAAVNDAQVKALVAALADVNIEEAIKAAPVAVAAAAPAAAAAGEAKKEAPVDTSKNEEAAMEGLSSLFG